A stretch of DNA from Mycobacteriales bacterium:
CCGTGCTGGAGTGGGCCGGGGTCCTGGTCGGTGTCGCCAGTGGGGCCGCGGCCGCGTGGTGGCTCGGCCGGGTGGCGGGGGACCGGCTGGTCCGGCGCGGCCCGGAGGTGCTGACGCTGCTGCGGACCGGGCGGTCCGACGCGGTCGTGCCCTGGGCCGGGCGGTCCAACGCCCGGCCTGGGGTGACGCTGCCGCCGTGGGCGACCGTCGTGATCGGGACGTGCTGGTCGCTCGGCGCGATCCCGCTGTTCCCGCAGGGCCTGGTGGCCGGGACGCTGCTGCTGTTCGCGCCGCAGGTCCGGTCCTGGTTCCTCGCGCTCTACCTGCCCGCGCCCTGGAACTGGCTCGTCGTCGTCGCCATGGTCGCGCTCGGCCTGGGCATGTACGCGGTCGCCTGGAGGCTGCCCGCCCGGTACGCCGCCGCCACCTGACGGAGATGGGCGCCGGCCGGAGTGCTTTGCTTCCGGTGATGGCTGAGCGACGGCAGGGAGCGAACGCGGTCGGCTTCCGTACCGAACGCGGGCCGATCCTCATCGCGGTGATGCTCGCGACCGGCCTGGTCGCCGTCGACTCGACGATCATCGCGACCGCGGTGCCCTCGATCGTGGCCGACGTCGGCGGGTTCTCCGCGTTCCCCTGGCTGTTCTCGATCTACCTGCTGGCCCAGGCCGTCTCCGTCCCCGTGTACGGCAAGCTCGCCGACCTCTTCGGCCGCAAGCCGGTGATCCTCTTCGGCATCGGCCTGTTCCTGTTCGGCTCGATCCTCTGCGGTGCGGCCTGGAGCATGGGCACGTTGATCGGTGCCCGGGTCGTGCAGGGCCTCGGTGCGGGCGCGATCGCCCCGGTCACGATCACGATCGTCGGCGACCTCTACTCGACCGAGGAACGGGCCAAGGCCCAGGGCTACATCGCCAGCGTCTGGGGAATCGCCTCGGTGGTCGGGCCGACGCTGGGCGGTGTCCTGTCCGAGTACGCGTCCTGGCGCTGGATCTTCTTCGTCAACATCCCGCTCTGCCTGCTGGCCGCGGCGATGCTCGTCCGGAACTTCGCCGAGCGGGTCGAGCGCAGCCGCCCGCACATCGACTACCGCGGCGCCGCGCTGCTCACCGCCGGGCTCACGCTGGTGATCCTGGCCGTGCTCGAGGGCGGGCAGGCCTGGGCCTGGGACGCCCCCGCCTCGATCGGCGTCCTCGCGGCCGGGGTGGCGCTGCTGGTCGCCTTCTGGTTCGCCGAGCGGGTCGCGCCGGAGCCGGTGCTGCCGCTGTGGGTGTTCCGGCGTCGGCTGCTGGTGGCCAGCGGGCTGGTCGCCGTCGGTGTCGGCGCGGTCGTGCTCGGCCTGACCTCGTACGTGCCGACGTACGTGCAGGAGGTCCTCGGGCACGGGCCGCTGGTGGCCGGGTTCGCGCTGGCGACGCTGTCGATGGGCTGGCCGATCGCGGCGTCCCAGGCCGGCAGGATCTACCTGCGGGCCGGCTTCCGGACCTGCGCGCTGATCGGGACCTCGATCATCGTCGTCGGCACGGTGCTGTTGTTGCTGCTGGGCCGGGACTCCAGCGTCTGGCAGGTCGCCGCGACCTGCCTGGTGATCGGCTTCGGCATGGGCCTGACCGTGAGCCCGACGCTGATCGCGGCCCAGTCCAGCGTGGGCTGGAACCAGCGTGGCGTGGTCACGGCCAACAACCTGTTCCTGCGCTCGCTCGGCAGCTCGGTCGGGGTCGCGGTGTTCGGCGCACTGGCGAACGCGGTGGTGGGCTCGGCCGGGGGAGCCGACCCGGGTCGGCTCACCACGGCCGTGCACCACATCTTCCTGACCGTCGTGGTCGTCTCGGCGCTGATGCTGCTGACCGCCACGACGCTGCCGCGCCAGGTCGTCGCCGCGGACTAGCCGAGTGCGAACGCCTGGAGCCGGTCGAGCGCGCCGTTGAAGCGGTCCTGGTCCAGGGGAGTGTCGGTCCACTGCCAGACCGTGCGGACGCCCCAGCCGGCCGGCAGGGTGCCGACGGCCGTGGCGTACCGGGCGATCCAGA
This window harbors:
- a CDS encoding MDR family MFS transporter; its protein translation is MAERRQGANAVGFRTERGPILIAVMLATGLVAVDSTIIATAVPSIVADVGGFSAFPWLFSIYLLAQAVSVPVYGKLADLFGRKPVILFGIGLFLFGSILCGAAWSMGTLIGARVVQGLGAGAIAPVTITIVGDLYSTEERAKAQGYIASVWGIASVVGPTLGGVLSEYASWRWIFFVNIPLCLLAAAMLVRNFAERVERSRPHIDYRGAALLTAGLTLVILAVLEGGQAWAWDAPASIGVLAAGVALLVAFWFAERVAPEPVLPLWVFRRRLLVASGLVAVGVGAVVLGLTSYVPTYVQEVLGHGPLVAGFALATLSMGWPIAASQAGRIYLRAGFRTCALIGTSIIVVGTVLLLLLGRDSSVWQVAATCLVIGFGMGLTVSPTLIAAQSSVGWNQRGVVTANNLFLRSLGSSVGVAVFGALANAVVGSAGGADPGRLTTAVHHIFLTVVVVSALMLLTATTLPRQVVAAD